The following proteins come from a genomic window of Hypanus sabinus isolate sHypSab1 chromosome 9, sHypSab1.hap1, whole genome shotgun sequence:
- the LOC132398989 gene encoding small ribosomal subunit protein uS5-like: protein MWKLNVKLLTPENIEELEKEYTGWRNLKSFFDSPVHWWEATKENIKRFFIRKGIQKARQGQGELRKLQTELQQLLLLQLRGVDVREELQELGRLVKDMNIKTLEEIYLCSLPIKSEIIDFFLGSALKDEVLKIMPVQKQTCAGQHTRFKAFVAIGDYNGHIGLDVKCSKEVATAIRGAIILAKLSIIPVRRGYWGNKIGKPHTVPCKMTDQCGSVLVRLICAPRGLPVVSAPVPTKLLQMAGIDACCTSARGCTATLGNFDKATFNAFSKVYSNLTPDLWKETVFTMYG from the exons ATGTGGAAGCTGAATGTCAAACTGCTGACCCCGGAGAACATCGAGGAACTAGAGAAGGAGTACACAGGTTGGAGAAACTTGAAATCCTTCTTTGATTCCCCAGTTCACTGGTGGGAAGCCACCAAGGAGAACATCAAGAGGTTCTTCATCCGCAAGGGTATCCAGAAAGCAAGACAGGGGCAGGGGGAACTGCGTAAACTCCAGACAGAGTTGCAGCAACTCCTCCTTCTGCAGTTGAGGGGGGTGGATGTCAGGGAGGAACTACAGGAG CTTGGACGCTTGGTAAAAGATATGAATATCAAGACTCTGGAAGAAATTTACCTTTGCTCCCTTCCTATTAAA TCTGAAATCATTGACTTCTTCCTGGGTTCAGCCTTGAAGGATGAAGTTCTCAAGATCATGCCTGTGCAGAAGCAAACCTGTGCTGGCCAGCACACAAGGTTCAAG GCTTTTGTTGCTATTGGAGACTATAATGGCCATATTGGATTGGATGTCAAGTGTTCAAAAGAAGTAGCCACTGCCATTCGAGGGGCTATCATTCTGGCAAAACTGTCAATCATTCCTGTACGACGTGGTTATTGGGGTAACAAAATTGGAAAACCACATACTGTACCTTGCAAG ATGACAGACCAATGTGGTTCAGTTTTGGTTCGCCTGATCTGTG cacc ccggggactgcctgtagtcTCAGCACCGGTGCCAACGAAACTACTCCAGATGGCTGGTATTGATGCTTGCTGCACCTCAGCCAGAGGCTGCACAGCTACACTGGGCAACTTTG ATAAAGCTACCTTTAATGCCTTCTCTAAGGTTTACAGCAATCTGACCCCAGACCTTTGGAAAGAGACTGTATTTACCATGTATGGATGA